Proteins from a genomic interval of Sphingobacterium sp. SYP-B4668:
- a CDS encoding histidine phosphatase family protein, producing MEKIFYFIRHGQTDLNLRGIVQGRGVNSPLNENGQRQAQAFYESYKDIKFDKVYTSTLLRTHQTVTPFLEQGIAWEQLEGLDEISWGIYEGREQSPAIMSGFEKVVGAWRKGDLDLNIEDGESPNQVVERQRQAIDHMLRQPEEDTVLVCLHGRALRILMCVLTDVDVRLMDDFPHTNTALYVVKYQSNQFSIIDYYNIKHLEGIVENG from the coding sequence TTGGAAAAGATATTTTATTTCATAAGACACGGTCAGACTGACCTGAACCTTCGAGGTATTGTTCAAGGGCGGGGTGTCAACTCTCCTTTGAACGAAAATGGGCAAAGACAGGCCCAAGCTTTTTACGAAAGCTATAAGGATATTAAGTTCGACAAGGTATATACGTCTACTTTGTTGAGAACACATCAGACGGTAACCCCCTTTCTGGAGCAAGGGATTGCTTGGGAACAGTTGGAAGGGTTGGATGAAATCAGCTGGGGAATCTACGAAGGACGTGAACAAAGTCCAGCAATCATGTCAGGTTTTGAGAAAGTTGTTGGTGCTTGGCGCAAGGGCGACCTGGATCTGAATATAGAAGACGGAGAATCTCCTAACCAAGTTGTCGAACGACAAAGGCAAGCAATTGATCACATGCTTAGGCAACCCGAGGAAGATACCGTTTTGGTATGCCTGCACGGTCGTGCATTAAGGATATTGATGTGTGTATTGACAGATGTAGATGTTAGACTGATGGATGATTTTCCGCATACCAATACAGCTCTGTATGTTGTCAAATATCAAAGCAACCAATTTAGCATTATAGATTATTACAATATCAAACATTTAGAAGGAATAGTTGAGAATGGATAA
- a CDS encoding menaquinone biosynthetic enzyme MqnA/MqnD family protein — protein sequence MDKIKISAVSYTNTLPFLNGIAHSPVKDKIDLRVDHPSACAQRVIDDEVDMGIIPTAALLSLPEYYINTDFCIGTEGPVDSVFIFSQKPANEISSILLDQQSRTSNGLARILLKYHWNRDVEIVADGEADAYVLIGDRTFGKKKTVPYVYDLGLEWKKFTGLPFAFALWVSNKELPKEFLEEFNEALKYGVQHADDVIAGLPVYPDLDYHQYLTQNLDFHLTASKRLAVEKYLTLYKTL from the coding sequence ATGGATAAAATTAAAATATCTGCTGTATCCTACACGAATACGTTACCCTTTTTAAACGGAATTGCCCACTCTCCTGTAAAAGATAAGATAGACCTCCGGGTAGATCATCCGAGTGCATGTGCACAGCGCGTGATAGATGACGAGGTCGATATGGGGATTATCCCAACGGCGGCTTTACTCAGCTTACCCGAGTATTATATCAACACCGACTTTTGCATTGGAACAGAAGGTCCCGTAGATTCTGTTTTCATCTTTTCACAAAAACCTGCCAATGAGATTTCGTCTATATTACTGGATCAACAATCCAGGACTTCCAATGGACTAGCTCGTATACTATTGAAATACCATTGGAATCGAGACGTTGAGATTGTTGCCGATGGAGAGGCAGATGCCTATGTACTGATTGGCGATCGGACATTTGGAAAGAAAAAAACGGTACCATATGTATACGATTTGGGCTTAGAATGGAAAAAATTCACTGGTTTGCCATTTGCTTTTGCGCTGTGGGTCTCCAACAAAGAGCTGCCGAAAGAGTTTCTAGAAGAGTTCAATGAAGCCTTGAAATACGGTGTCCAACATGCTGATGATGTCATTGCTGGATTGCCTGTCTATCCCGATTTAGACTATCATCAATACCTGACACAAAATTTGGATTTTCATCTGACGGCGTCCAAAAGGTTGGCTGTTGAAAAATACCTCACACTCTATAAGACCCTATAG
- a CDS encoding voltage-gated chloride channel family protein, with product MFKTTLPPSRFTGSVLFKWSWLSLTIGILVGSASAFFLTSLSWVTEYRDLNNWIIIFLPIAGLCIGLAYHYWGGTANKGNNLLISEYHQPHLHIPFRMFPLVLIGTLITHLFGGSAGREGTAVQMGGTIADQFSKRYKIDSEDRKALLIMGISAGFASVFGTPLAGAIFALEVLIIKKRQLHLFVPSLMCAFVADITCRLWQVGHTHYEVSAPLPTLSISLLLYTIIAGIIFGVTALLFTKTGDLFSHLFKKGIKFPPLRPFVGGVIIASVVLISGSTRYIGLGIPTLIASFDSQLPTYDFIAKLLLTTFTLSAGFKGGEVTPLFFIGATLGNMLALFVPIPMSILVAMGFVAVFAGATNTPLACTVMGMELFGVEYGIVLAIACFAAYLCSGRKGIYSAQKIGKNKRNFYFRIRKKYLRNL from the coding sequence ATGTTCAAAACCACACTTCCACCTTCACGATTTACAGGTTCGGTCCTTTTCAAATGGAGTTGGCTTAGCCTGACTATTGGTATCCTTGTTGGCTCCGCATCAGCTTTTTTTCTGACCTCTTTATCATGGGTGACGGAATATAGAGATTTAAATAATTGGATTATTATATTTTTACCAATTGCTGGTCTGTGTATTGGATTAGCTTATCACTATTGGGGAGGCACTGCCAATAAAGGAAATAACCTCTTGATATCAGAATATCACCAACCTCATTTACATATCCCCTTCCGCATGTTCCCATTGGTATTGATTGGCACATTAATAACCCATCTATTTGGTGGTTCGGCGGGCCGTGAGGGTACAGCTGTCCAAATGGGTGGAACAATAGCAGATCAGTTTTCCAAACGATATAAAATAGATAGCGAAGATCGAAAAGCACTTTTGATTATGGGAATTAGCGCTGGATTCGCATCTGTCTTCGGCACTCCACTCGCTGGAGCTATCTTTGCATTGGAAGTATTGATTATTAAAAAAAGGCAGCTACATCTATTTGTTCCTAGTCTGATGTGTGCATTTGTCGCCGATATTACCTGTCGGTTATGGCAAGTGGGGCATACCCATTATGAAGTGAGTGCGCCTCTACCCACATTATCTATATCGCTGTTGCTATATACGATAATCGCAGGTATCATCTTTGGAGTGACAGCGCTCCTGTTTACAAAAACTGGAGACCTCTTTAGTCATCTCTTCAAGAAAGGAATCAAATTTCCGCCTCTGAGACCTTTTGTTGGTGGAGTTATCATTGCGAGTGTTGTATTAATTTCAGGATCGACAAGATATATAGGTCTTGGAATTCCCACGTTAATAGCATCTTTTGACTCCCAACTACCAACATATGATTTCATTGCCAAACTATTGCTTACCACCTTCACTCTGAGTGCCGGTTTCAAGGGTGGTGAAGTCACCCCCCTTTTCTTTATTGGTGCGACGCTAGGCAATATGCTAGCCTTATTCGTTCCGATACCGATGTCAATTCTTGTCGCAATGGGGTTTGTAGCGGTATTTGCCGGCGCGACCAATACACCTTTAGCGTGCACGGTGATGGGAATGGAATTATTTGGAGTAGAGTATGGAATCGTATTGGCTATTGCGTGCTTTGCAGCTTATCTTTGTTCAGGAAGAAAGGGCATCTACAGCGCCCAGAAAATAGGCAAAAACAAGCGTAATTTCTACTTTCGCATTCGAAAAAAGTACCTCCGCAACCTATAG
- a CDS encoding DUF423 domain-containing protein yields MQELVIITAGVLGASGIVLGAFGAHAFKKILSEDKLASFEVGVRYQMYTAIFLLVIGFNLTFDVPSEKTAYYASTIGTILFSGSIYFLSFADYWKKNFKFLGPITPLGGLLMIIGWVALIMKLI; encoded by the coding sequence ATGCAAGAGCTAGTTATTATTACAGCAGGAGTTTTAGGTGCCAGCGGAATTGTGCTTGGAGCCTTTGGAGCGCATGCTTTCAAAAAAATATTAAGTGAGGATAAGCTTGCTTCCTTTGAAGTTGGTGTCCGCTATCAGATGTATACTGCCATCTTTCTATTAGTTATAGGATTCAATCTAACCTTTGACGTCCCTTCCGAAAAGACAGCCTATTATGCAAGCACTATTGGAACGATTCTATTTTCTGGAAGTATTTATTTCCTATCATTTGCAGATTATTGGAAGAAGAATTTCAAATTCTTAGGGCCCATAACGCCGCTAGGGGGATTACTAATGATTATCGGCTGGGTGGCACTTATTATGAAGTTGATTTAA
- a CDS encoding arginine decarboxylase, with protein sequence MQSYQEFLDLSVGFPQDGFEIIDDELYFHDLNLMEMIETYGTPLRFTYLPIVSKKIQQAKILFQTAILKHNYRGSYKYCYCTKSSHFKHIVEEALKNDIHLETSSAFDMPMIDMLERQGTVTKDITVICNGFKTYQYKQYIIDMIHDGYKNIIPVLDNKEEFNLYDDEIEMEEPCNLGIRIASEEQPDSQFYTSRLGIRSEDIIDFYNNKIAENPNFRVKLLHFFINSGISDTPYYWNELEKYVTLYCKFKKVNPELDTLDIGGGMPFKDSLVHDFDYEYMVNEIVNRIKQICAHHEVMEPDIITEFGKYTVAEASGILYKVLGRKQQNDRERWFMIDGSFITNLPDVWALNQKYILLPINNWDSEYERVNLGGITCDGQDYYNQEAHMNSVFMPKTRKVQYLGFFHTGAYQDVLSGYGGIHHCLLPSPKHVLIRRNRDETFNYEVFGEEQNSKQVMKLLGYQ encoded by the coding sequence ATGCAGAGCTATCAGGAATTTCTTGACCTAAGTGTTGGTTTTCCGCAAGACGGATTCGAAATCATCGACGACGAATTGTATTTCCATGATTTGAATCTAATGGAAATGATAGAAACGTATGGGACACCATTACGTTTTACCTATTTGCCTATCGTCAGCAAAAAAATTCAACAAGCTAAAATTTTGTTTCAAACCGCTATCTTGAAACACAATTATCGCGGGTCGTATAAATATTGTTATTGTACTAAATCATCGCATTTCAAACACATTGTCGAAGAAGCATTAAAAAATGACATCCACTTAGAGACTTCCTCTGCATTTGACATGCCTATGATTGATATGTTAGAACGACAAGGAACTGTCACAAAAGACATTACGGTAATCTGTAATGGGTTCAAAACCTATCAATACAAACAGTACATCATTGATATGATCCATGATGGGTACAAGAATATTATCCCTGTATTGGACAATAAAGAAGAATTCAATCTATACGATGATGAAATTGAAATGGAAGAGCCCTGCAATTTAGGGATCCGTATAGCTTCGGAAGAGCAACCAGACTCTCAGTTTTACACCTCTCGTCTAGGAATACGAAGTGAAGACATCATTGATTTCTACAACAACAAGATAGCTGAAAATCCAAATTTCAGAGTTAAATTACTTCACTTTTTTATCAATTCCGGCATTTCGGATACGCCGTATTATTGGAACGAATTAGAGAAGTATGTAACATTATATTGCAAATTCAAGAAAGTAAATCCAGAACTTGATACCCTTGACATTGGTGGCGGAATGCCTTTCAAAGACTCATTGGTTCATGATTTCGATTATGAATATATGGTCAATGAAATTGTCAACCGAATCAAGCAGATATGTGCGCATCACGAGGTCATGGAACCAGATATTATTACTGAATTTGGAAAATATACAGTTGCAGAGGCGTCAGGTATACTCTATAAAGTACTGGGCAGAAAGCAACAGAATGACCGTGAAAGATGGTTTATGATTGATGGTTCCTTTATCACCAATCTACCTGATGTATGGGCCCTTAATCAAAAGTATATCCTGCTCCCTATCAACAACTGGGATTCGGAGTACGAACGAGTCAACTTAGGTGGTATTACTTGTGATGGCCAAGATTACTACAATCAGGAAGCCCATATGAACTCTGTGTTCATGCCAAAAACAAGAAAGGTACAATATCTAGGATTCTTCCACACGGGTGCCTATCAGGACGTATTAAGTGGCTATGGTGGTATTCACCACTGTCTACTACCATCCCCTAAGCATGTATTGATACGTCGTAATCGCGACGAGACATTCAATTATGAGGTATTTGGAGAAGAACAAAATTCAAAACAAGTCATGAAATTATTGGGCTACCAATAA